The following are encoded together in the Thunnus thynnus chromosome 15, fThuThy2.1, whole genome shotgun sequence genome:
- the LOC137198374 gene encoding tubulin beta chain-like translates to MREIVHIQAGQCGNQIGAKFWEVISDEHGIDPTGTYHGDSDLQLDRISVYYNEATGGKYVPRAILVDLEPGTMDSVRSGPFGQIFRPDNFVFGQSGAGNNWAKGHYTEGAELVDSVLDVVRKEAESCECLQGFQLTHSLGGGTGSGMGTLLISKIREEYPDRIMNTFSVVPSPKVSDTVVEPYNATLSVHQLVENTDETYCIDNEALYDICFRTLKLTTPTYGDLNHLVSATMSGVTTCLRFPGQLNADLRKLAVNMVPFPRLHFFMPGFAPLTSRGSQQYRALTVPELTQQVFDAKNMMAACDPRHGRYLTVAAVFRGRMSMKEVDEQMLHVQNKNSSYFVEWIPNNVKTAVCDIPPRGLKMAVTFIGNSTAIQELFKRISEQFTAMFRRKAFLHWYTGEGMDEMEFTEAESNMNDLVSEYQQYQDATAEEEGEFEEDVEEDA, encoded by the exons ATGAGGGAAATCGTGCACATCCAGGCCGGCCAGTGCGGTAACCAGATTGGTGCAAAG TTCTGGGAGGTGATCAGCGATGAGCATGGCATCGACCCAACAGGAACCTACCACGGAGACAGCGACTTGCAGTTGGACAGGATCAGTGTGTATTACAACGAGGCTACTG GTGGGAAGTATGTGCCCAGAGCCATCCTTGTGGATCTGGAACCAGGCACCATGGATTCAGTCCGCTCTGGACCCTTTGGACAAATCTTCAGACCCGACAACTTTGTATTTG GTCAAAGTGGGGCAGGTAACAACTGGGCCAAAGGCCACTACACGGAGGGGGCAGAGTTGGTGGATTCGGTCCTGGATGTGGTGAGAAAAGAGGCTGAGAGCTGTGAGTGCCTGCAGGGTTTCCAGCTCACACACTCCCTGGGAGGAGGCACCGGCTCCGGCATGGGCACCCTGCTGATCAGCAAGATCCGAGAGGAGTACCCAGATCGCATCATGAATACCTTCAGTGTGGTGCCTTCTCCTAAG GTATCGGACACAGTGGTTGAGCCGTACAACGCCACGCTGTCAGTCCACCAGCTGGTAGAAAACACAGATGAGACATACTGCATTGACAACGAAGCCCTTTACGACATTTGCTTCCGCACTCTCAAACTCACCACCCCCACCTACGGCGACCTCAACCACCTGGTCTCAGCCACCATGAGCGGTGTGACCACCTGTCTGCGTTTCCCCGGCCAGCTCAACGCTGATCTGAGGAAACTGGCTGTCAACATGGTTCCCTTCCCCCGTCTCCACTTCTTCATGCCCGGCTTTGCCCCTCTGACCAGCAGGGGAAGCCAGCAGTACCGCGCCCTAACTGTGCCCGAGCTCACCCAACAGGTGTTCGATGCCAAAAACATGATGGCTGCTTGCGACCCTCGCCACGGTCGCTACCTGACGGTGGCTGCCGTGTTCCGCGGCCGCATGTCCATGAAGGAGGTGGATGAACAGATGCTGCACGTCCAGAACAAGAACAGCAGCTACTTTGTGGAGTGGATCCCCAACAACGTCAAGACAGCCGTCTGCGACATCCCGCCCCGCGGCCTGAAGATGGCCGTCACCTTCATCGGCAACAGCACAGCCATCCAGGAGCTGTTCAAACGTATCTCTGAGCAGTTCACCGCCATGTTCCGCCGCAAGGCCTTCCTCCACTGGTACACCGGTGAGGGCATGGACGAGATGGAGTTCACCGAGGCGGAGAGCAACATGAACGACCTGGTGTCCGAATACCAGCAGTATCAGGATGCCACGGCAGAGGAGGAGGGCGAGTTTGAGGAAGACGTGGAGGAGGATGcctaa